A part of Desulfomicrobium baculatum DSM 4028 genomic DNA contains:
- a CDS encoding nucleotidyltransferase domain-containing protein — MRITETERRVLRDEAQRAFGADSKVFLFGSRVDDARRGGDIDLLVETGKMGHVAIFEAELRFLARVKSALGERKIDVLVDYPDRTFRPEILRIARDQGIQL, encoded by the coding sequence ATGCGTATTACTGAAACAGAGCGTCGAGTGCTGCGTGACGAGGCACAAAGAGCTTTCGGGGCAGACTCCAAGGTTTTCCTTTTCGGATCACGAGTGGATGACGCCCGGCGTGGCGGGGACATCGATCTGCTGGTGGAGACTGGAAAGATGGGGCATGTCGCCATTTTCGAAGCTGAGCTCCGCTTTTTGGCCAGGGTCAAGTCGGCTCTTGGAGAACGGAAAATCGACGTGCTCGTGGACTACCCGGATCGCACGTTTCGTCCTGAAATTTTGCGTATCGCACGGGATCAGGGGATACAGTTGTGA
- a CDS encoding ABC transporter ATP-binding protein translates to MAHELSLIQSLRVLLPIVSRRQWMVFWLLLALSLGMAMVELVITALVTMFAAAVSDPANVMTLKPVVLLQSWFGFFPLTDVRQLLFVLLCCILAAILIKNILSLFQIRLTIGFSEGVSNKCRERMLEFYLRAPYLWLQDKGGAELLFGYRVSANLGPALTSGLQLFSTTMMLIVTLTGLIIASPLPMLFFLGILAPCCVLLNKAVGCALDSRSKSVFRVERELHTVQLLSVFGLKEMRLYRREAVLAASYASRLAQWLAARKTQQMLTRLPFSLVEVMGFATLCFIFAVFYFYKNSSLAYLSGIMAFLATAAWRCLPMGSRMLEYLGSLRVSAPYLQQAAQTFSQERSLADELALPIGTTPEPVNFEKEVRFDCVTFFYPKAESPAVEDVSFSIAPKQLVGIVGLSGSGKSTLVNLLTGIIPSTAGNILIDGVPLTNRNRRSWLGKIGYVPQDAYLLDATLAENIALSRWGDPVDRDKVVQCCKMAALDFWDQLENGMDTVLGERGVRLSGGQIQRVAIARALYSDPELIVFDEATSSLDLKNEKTIYETILSLRGKVAMIIVAHRLSTVEGCDRIIWIQNGKKRMEAAPGEVLSEYKKLLDGNPSC, encoded by the coding sequence ATGGCGCATGAGCTTTCGTTGATCCAATCGTTGCGTGTGTTGCTGCCCATCGTTTCGAGGCGGCAGTGGATGGTGTTTTGGCTGTTGCTGGCACTGAGTTTGGGCATGGCTATGGTGGAGTTGGTCATTACGGCTCTAGTGACGATGTTTGCCGCCGCCGTGAGCGATCCTGCAAACGTAATGACTCTTAAACCTGTCGTCTTGCTACAAAGCTGGTTCGGGTTCTTCCCTCTGACGGACGTTCGTCAGCTGCTTTTCGTCTTGCTTTGTTGTATTCTTGCGGCAATCCTCATTAAGAATATACTTTCTTTATTCCAGATTAGGTTGACCATTGGTTTTTCGGAAGGGGTAAGCAATAAGTGCCGAGAGCGGATGTTGGAGTTCTATCTGCGTGCGCCGTATCTCTGGCTGCAGGATAAGGGAGGTGCAGAGTTGCTGTTCGGGTACAGGGTCTCAGCTAACCTCGGTCCGGCGTTGACATCTGGCCTACAGCTTTTCAGCACCACTATGATGCTCATCGTGACGTTGACAGGCCTGATTATCGCCTCGCCTTTGCCAATGTTGTTTTTCCTTGGCATCCTCGCGCCCTGTTGTGTCTTGCTGAATAAGGCGGTTGGGTGCGCGCTGGATAGCAGGTCGAAAAGTGTGTTCCGCGTGGAGCGGGAACTGCATACGGTTCAGTTGCTCTCAGTATTTGGTCTTAAGGAGATGCGATTGTATCGGCGGGAGGCGGTGCTTGCGGCCTCCTATGCTTCTAGGCTTGCACAGTGGCTCGCCGCCAGGAAAACGCAGCAGATGCTTACACGATTGCCATTTTCCTTGGTGGAGGTGATGGGATTCGCGACCTTGTGTTTTATTTTTGCAGTCTTTTATTTCTATAAAAATTCAAGTCTGGCATATTTATCGGGGATCATGGCTTTCCTTGCAACTGCGGCATGGCGTTGCCTTCCCATGGGTAGCCGCATGCTGGAGTATCTGGGCAGCCTGCGAGTCTCTGCGCCGTATCTTCAACAAGCTGCGCAGACATTCTCGCAAGAACGGTCACTTGCAGATGAGCTTGCGCTGCCCATAGGAACGACGCCGGAACCGGTGAACTTTGAAAAAGAAGTGCGTTTCGACTGCGTGACCTTTTTCTATCCGAAGGCGGAATCACCTGCTGTAGAAGATGTGTCCTTTTCCATTGCTCCGAAGCAGCTTGTTGGTATCGTGGGCCTTTCAGGTTCGGGGAAAAGCACTCTCGTGAACCTCCTTACCGGTATTATTCCTTCTACTGCGGGCAATATTCTTATTGATGGCGTTCCTCTCACGAATAGGAACAGACGTTCTTGGCTGGGGAAGATTGGGTATGTTCCTCAGGATGCCTATCTACTGGATGCGACGCTGGCCGAAAATATTGCGCTGAGTCGATGGGGTGATCCTGTGGATAGAGACAAGGTTGTTCAGTGTTGCAAGATGGCGGCGCTGGATTTTTGGGATCAACTTGAAAACGGGATGGATACCGTCTTGGGAGAACGTGGGGTTCGGCTTTCGGGAGGTCAAATCCAGAGAGTGGCCATCGCTAGGGCGCTGTATAGTGATCCCGAACTCATTGTTTTTGATGAGGCAACGAGCTCTCTCGACCTTAAAAACGAAAAAACGATATACGAGACAATACTTTCGCTGCGCGGCAAGGTCGCAATGATAATCGTCGCACACAGGCTCAGCACGGTGGAGGGGTGCGACCGAATTATTTGGATACAGAACGGTAAAAAACGGATGGAAGCCGCACCCGGAGAAGTTTTGAGCGAGTACAAGAAACTTTTGGACGGTAACCCCTCCTGTTAG
- a CDS encoding class I SAM-dependent methyltransferase produces MAFTYSDVVFGREECFKRFGTVFDLPLLQNGMEQAFLSLNTRAAVILDFGCGSAKPFKCIVEGAPYDNVYYSMDTDRSAGADFASFINVPGDLAFDFIIANQVIEHMALDDAHSVLTQARSRLKTKGVFIATVPNVQHPVRYWGDVDHKLPISYANLYALFAVSGYEVAGLWRYSKAVPNSLLDRFLARRMQKIYRIDWADSICLVAKKLHSEDGAG; encoded by the coding sequence ATGGCTTTTACATACAGTGATGTTGTTTTTGGCAGAGAAGAGTGTTTCAAACGGTTCGGAACGGTGTTCGATCTCCCCTTGTTGCAGAATGGGATGGAACAGGCCTTTTTATCCCTGAATACCCGGGCTGCCGTCATTCTGGACTTTGGCTGTGGTAGCGCAAAGCCATTCAAATGCATCGTAGAGGGGGCGCCTTATGACAATGTCTATTACTCAATGGATACCGACAGAAGCGCTGGCGCGGACTTCGCTTCCTTCATTAATGTGCCGGGTGATTTGGCTTTCGATTTCATAATCGCGAATCAGGTGATCGAACATATGGCGCTTGATGATGCGCACTCCGTTTTGACGCAGGCCCGTTCGCGCTTAAAAACGAAAGGTGTCTTCATTGCTACGGTTCCCAATGTGCAGCACCCCGTACGCTACTGGGGTGATGTGGACCATAAGCTTCCAATATCATATGCGAATCTTTATGCGTTGTTCGCAGTCAGCGGATATGAGGTCGCCGGGTTGTGGCGATATTCCAAGGCGGTGCCCAACTCACTTCTGGATCGGTTCCTGGCGCGACGTATGCAAAAGATTTACCGCATCGACTGGGCGGACTCCATCTGCCTTGTGGCCAAAAAGCTCCACTCAGAGGATGGTGCTGGATGA